CTGCCTTTCTTCTTCTGGACGATGAAACCTTTGCCTACCAACTCTTTCACATCTTTGTACACCTGAGTACCCAACCGTTTCACAAGTTCGGATTTCAGTATGCCTTCGTTCTTAGATATGTACGCTAACGTTTTCAACGCATGCGAACTGAGCTCTGTTTCTTTGGCAAACTCTTTCACATGGACCGCATACTCAGGTCTCAACGTCATCAGATAACCGTCGGGTTCCTCTATGATTTCAAAAGCGTTCCCGTTTCTCCGATACTCTTCGTTAATCTCTTTTATCAGGGTCTTTGTGTAACCCGGAGCCGCTACACCGATCAGTTTGTTCAACCGATCCACAGGTACAGGGTCGGATGACATGAACAACGCCGCTTCTATCAACCGTTTCTTATCAACCATTCCTATCACCACCGTCCCCATCCGTATCAGTTATTCCTTTCCACCTTCTTCCTCGACCTCTTCAACGTCTTCAACCCTTCTCCTTTCGTTCCTCTTCCGCTATCTTTTCCCCTTCTGTCATCCTTACCTTTGACAGGTTGTACGA
This is a stretch of genomic DNA from Candidatus Micrarchaeota archaeon. It encodes these proteins:
- a CDS encoding SMC-Scp complex subunit ScpB, which encodes MVDKKRLIEAALFMSSDPVPVDRLNKLIGVAAPGYTKTLIKEINEEYRRNGNAFEIIEEPDGYLMTLRPEYAVHVKEFAKETELSSHALKTLAYISKNEGILKSELVKRLGTQVYKDVKELVGKGFIVQKKKGRSSELRTSEKFRKYFGVQEVL